CTGAAGGAAGGCGACGAGCTCTACGACGTTGCACTCACCAACGGCAACGACGACATCCTGCTGGTCACCAGCAATGGCATGGCCATCCGCTTCGCCGAAGACGATGTCCGCGTCATGGGCCGCTCGGCCGCCGGCGTCAAGGGCATCGATCTGGCCGACAGTGCGCGCGTCATCGGCTTGGTCGCCATCCCCATGGTCGAGGACGAAGACGGCGACCTGATGACCGATCCGGCCGCCATCGAACGCAACCTCTGCCTGCTCACCGTGACCGAGACCGGCTATGGCAAGCGCACGCCCGTCGACGAGTACCGCGTCCAGCCAGAGACCGGCAAACCCCGCAGCCAGAGCCGCGGCGGCAAGGGACGCCGCGACATCGCAACCGGCGATCGCAATGGCGAGGCCGTCACCGCCGTCGGCCTCTTCGACGGGCAGGAGATCATGGTCATCTCGCGCAGCGGCCAACTCGTCCGCATGGCCGGCGAAAGCATCCGCGAAACCAACCGCGGCACCAAGGGCGTTCGCGTGGTCAAGCTCAACGAGGGCGACGATGTCATCGCCGTCGCGCCCGTCGCAGAAAGCGACACGGCTCCGGGAGACGCCGCGACGACCGACGAGCCCCCCGAAGACGCAGGCGGTACCGAGTCATGACAACCGACTGGTCGGACGACATCGTGCTGGCCAACCTGGCCGACGAGCCCGCGCTCAGCGACGAGATGGGCACCATCCTCGATCGCATCAAGGGCCTCGAAGGCGCCGACACGATGCCCAACGTCGTGCTCGACTTCTCGAACGTCACCTACATCAACAGCTCCAACATCGCCCAGTTGCTCCAGCTCCGCCAGGCGCTCGAGCCCGCCGGCCGCCAGCTCCGACTCGTGGCCGTCCAGGGCGACGTCCTCGAAGTCATGCGCACGACCGGCCTGGACCGCGTGCTGAGCTTCTCGCCCGACATGCTCACCGCCCTGGCAAGCGTCCAGATCGACCACGAGGACTGACCGGCCGACCTCGGGGGGACCATGCAGATCGTCACCGAAGGCTTCGCGAGCGTTGCGGCGCTGCTGGCTTTGGTCGGCGTGCTGGGGGCCGTGGCCCTGCTCTTGCGCCAACCG
This portion of the Phycisphaerales bacterium genome encodes:
- a CDS encoding STAS domain-containing protein, giving the protein MTTDWSDDIVLANLADEPALSDEMGTILDRIKGLEGADTMPNVVLDFSNVTYINSSNIAQLLQLRQALEPAGRQLRLVAVQGDVLEVMRTTGLDRVLSFSPDMLTALASVQIDHED